A region of Alteromonadaceae bacterium 2753L.S.0a.02 DNA encodes the following proteins:
- a CDS encoding 3-oxoacyl-[acyl-carrier-protein] synthase II: MTFKRVVVTGMSTITSLGSDWETFKANINAGKSGIKHMPGWDKYADLNTRLGGPVLDFDTPSHFPRKKTRGMGRVSLMATAASERALEQAGLLHDPILKSGQVGVAYGSSTGSTDAVRDFAGMLIEGDMTSVTATTYIRMMSHTSPVNIGVFFGLRGRLYTTSSACTSGSQAIGQAYEAIKYGKQIAMVAGGGEELCPTEAAVFDALYATSTANDTPELTPRPFDKDRDGLVIGEGAGTLILEEREHAIARGANIIAEVIGYGQNTDGGHITQPNAATMQIAMELALEEAGLPAKAIGYVNGHGTATDRGDLAESKATHNVFGPQIAFSTLKGHLGHTLGACGSVEAWAAINMMNDKLFSPTLNLKNPDPECAELDYIMNEARPMECEYVMNNNFAFGGINTSLIFKRG; encoded by the coding sequence TTGACCTTTAAACGCGTTGTAGTGACCGGCATGTCGACGATTACGTCGCTGGGTAGCGACTGGGAGACATTCAAAGCGAATATAAATGCCGGAAAGTCCGGTATCAAGCACATGCCCGGCTGGGACAAATACGCCGATCTCAACACGCGACTTGGTGGTCCTGTGTTGGATTTTGACACACCCAGCCACTTTCCCCGAAAAAAAACCCGAGGCATGGGCCGTGTTTCACTCATGGCGACCGCGGCTTCAGAACGTGCACTGGAGCAGGCCGGGTTACTGCATGATCCCATTTTAAAATCAGGCCAGGTGGGCGTTGCCTACGGCTCGTCTACGGGAAGCACCGACGCAGTGCGCGATTTTGCCGGGATGCTGATTGAAGGTGACATGACCAGTGTGACGGCCACCACCTATATCCGCATGATGAGCCACACCTCGCCCGTTAATATTGGCGTATTCTTCGGCTTACGAGGCCGTTTATACACCACCTCGAGTGCCTGCACATCTGGCAGCCAAGCCATCGGCCAAGCGTATGAAGCCATTAAGTATGGCAAGCAGATCGCGATGGTTGCTGGTGGTGGCGAAGAACTCTGCCCCACTGAAGCTGCTGTATTCGACGCGCTTTACGCCACCAGTACCGCCAACGACACCCCAGAACTTACGCCACGTCCTTTCGATAAAGATCGCGACGGTCTTGTGATTGGCGAAGGCGCCGGCACTTTGATCTTGGAGGAACGCGAGCACGCCATTGCGCGCGGCGCAAACATCATCGCAGAAGTTATAGGATACGGCCAAAACACCGATGGCGGGCACATCACCCAGCCCAATGCTGCCACTATGCAAATCGCCATGGAATTGGCGCTGGAGGAAGCGGGCCTCCCTGCAAAAGCCATCGGCTATGTAAACGGTCATGGCACAGCTACGGATCGCGGCGACCTGGCAGAATCGAAAGCCACACACAATGTTTTTGGCCCCCAAATCGCCTTCAGTACCCTGAAAGGCCACCTTGGGCATACCCTTGGAGCTTGCGGCTCAGTGGAGGCTTGGGCTGCCATCAACATGATGAACGACAAGCTCTTTTCCCCCACTCTCAACCTCAAGAACCCAGATCCGGAATGCGCTGAGCTGGATTACATCATGAACGAGGCACGCCCCATGGAGTGTGAGTATGTCATGAACAATAATTTTGCCTTCGGCGGAATCAACACTTCACTCATTTTCAAGCGAGGATAG
- a CDS encoding dihydrodipicolinate reductase, with translation MAFLSKSISKTTVKMTIKIAVTGAGGRMGKILIEAVSMAEGAELTAAIERPESSLVGADAGELAGVGKLDVPVVGDIEQVVESFDVLIDFTVPVATLANAQVCAAAGKAMVVGTTGFSPEQKAQFDEAVANIPVCLASNFSTGVNLCFKLLELAAGVLGDDVDIEIYEAHHRHKVDAPSGTALSMGEVVANATNRQLSDVAVYGREGQTGARDRKTIGFATVRGGDVVGDHTVSFLADGERVEITHKASSRMSFGRGAVRAATWLGGRAAGRYDMQDVLNLK, from the coding sequence ATGGCGTTCTTATCAAAATCCATTTCCAAGACGACTGTTAAGATGACTATAAAAATCGCAGTAACCGGCGCCGGCGGGCGTATGGGCAAAATTTTAATTGAAGCCGTAAGTATGGCTGAGGGCGCGGAGCTGACCGCGGCCATTGAGAGGCCGGAAAGTTCTTTGGTTGGTGCCGACGCAGGCGAACTGGCCGGAGTTGGCAAACTCGATGTGCCCGTGGTGGGTGATATTGAACAGGTGGTTGAGAGTTTCGATGTGCTAATCGATTTCACCGTACCTGTCGCGACGTTGGCGAATGCTCAGGTATGTGCCGCTGCTGGCAAGGCGATGGTTGTGGGTACCACGGGATTTTCCCCTGAACAAAAAGCGCAGTTCGATGAGGCTGTTGCGAATATTCCCGTGTGTTTGGCCTCAAATTTCAGTACCGGGGTAAACCTGTGTTTTAAATTACTTGAATTGGCCGCAGGTGTTCTGGGTGATGACGTCGATATTGAAATCTACGAAGCGCATCATCGCCACAAGGTCGATGCGCCTTCGGGTACTGCGTTGAGCATGGGCGAAGTGGTCGCCAATGCAACCAATCGACAATTGTCTGATGTGGCGGTTTACGGTAGAGAAGGTCAAACTGGTGCCCGCGATCGCAAAACCATAGGCTTTGCCACCGTTCGAGGCGGCGACGTGGTGGGCGATCACACGGTATCGTTTCTTGCCGATGGTGAACGCGTGGAAATAACACATAAAGCATCCAGCCGCATGTCTTTTGGGCGCGGCGCAGTTCGAGCCGCAACATGGCTTGGGGGGCGGGCCGCTGGTCGTTACGATATGCAGGATGTACTCAATCTGAAGTAA
- a CDS encoding opacity protein-like surface antigen, which yields MKFSRLMGVAIAGLLLVAGAAEAQKKSYRSRTVESSFLMKFQDNARLEYEGGTWIDIDDDYGWGFRFGFNYTENLSLGFQFDWLSSPYTAYLAPAEDTTEGRTIRHKLDMWSGTVKGVYHFFPSRFTPFIEGGLGWATIDSNVASSPPITGCYWHPWWGLICDRYQSSYTDTSFSYELGAGLRFEATNNSFVRASISRRWIDADFATNSPAFYTAQIEIGAMIWD from the coding sequence ATGAAATTCAGTCGATTAATGGGGGTGGCGATAGCGGGTTTATTGCTCGTCGCCGGAGCAGCAGAAGCACAAAAGAAATCCTATCGCAGCCGAACGGTAGAATCGTCGTTTTTGATGAAGTTTCAGGATAATGCACGTCTCGAATACGAAGGGGGCACCTGGATTGATATCGACGACGACTACGGCTGGGGTTTCCGGTTTGGTTTCAACTACACAGAAAATCTCAGCCTCGGCTTTCAGTTCGACTGGCTGAGTTCACCGTACACCGCCTACCTGGCACCCGCTGAAGATACAACGGAGGGCCGTACAATTCGGCATAAGTTGGATATGTGGTCTGGCACGGTGAAAGGCGTTTATCATTTTTTCCCTTCCCGCTTCACACCTTTTATTGAAGGCGGTTTGGGTTGGGCAACAATCGACAGTAATGTCGCCAGTAGTCCTCCCATTACGGGGTGTTATTGGCACCCATGGTGGGGGCTGATTTGCGACCGTTATCAATCATCATATACCGACACAAGTTTTTCCTATGAACTGGGTGCGGGATTGCGGTTCGAGGCGACCAACAATAGCTTTGTTCGCGCGTCGATTTCCAGACGTTGGATTGATGCCGATTTCGCCACAAACTCCCCTGCCTTTTATACGGCGCAAATTGAGATTGGCGCCATGATATGGGACTGA
- a CDS encoding transcription elongation factor GreA: MQKFPMTVEGEKALREELEHLKKELRPKISAAIAEAREHGDLKENAEYHAAREQQGFCEGRIQDIEAKLSHAQVIDIRSIPEGEKVIFGTTVNLINVETDEAITYKIVGEDEANLKENKISVTSPIARALVGKEVGDVAVVKAPGGDVEYEIDAVRHL, encoded by the coding sequence ATGCAGAAATTTCCGATGACAGTAGAAGGTGAAAAAGCACTCCGCGAAGAGCTGGAGCACCTCAAAAAAGAATTGCGACCTAAAATTTCGGCTGCCATCGCCGAAGCTCGTGAACACGGTGATTTAAAAGAAAACGCCGAGTATCACGCGGCGCGCGAACAGCAGGGTTTTTGTGAGGGGCGTATTCAGGATATCGAGGCCAAGTTGTCGCACGCGCAGGTTATCGACATTCGCTCTATTCCAGAAGGCGAAAAGGTGATTTTCGGAACAACGGTTAACTTGATTAACGTGGAAACCGATGAGGCAATTACCTATAAAATTGTTGGCGAAGACGAAGCCAATCTGAAAGAAAACAAGATTTCCGTGACCTCTCCTATTGCCCGAGCCTTGGTGGGCAAGGAAGTGGGTGATGTCGCTGTCGTTAAAGCTCCGGGGGGGGACGTCGAATACGAAATTGACGCCGTGCGTCATTTGTAA
- a CDS encoding carbamoyl-phosphate synthase large subunit, whose protein sequence is MPKRTDLNSILIIGAGPIVIGQACEFDYSGAQACKALREEGYRVILVNSNPATIMTDPAMADATYIEPITWETVAKIIEKERPDAVLPTMGGQTALNCALDLHKNGVLEQFGVELIGATQDAIDKAEDRDRFDKAMKSIGLECARAKIVHSIDEANEVPKEFGFPVIIRPSFTMGGSGGGIAYNWEEFEEICLRGLDLSPTNELLIDESLLGWKEYEMEVVRDKNDNCIIICSIENFDPMGVHTGDSITIAPAQTLTDKEYQIMRNASIAVLREIGVETGGSNVQFAVNPDNGRLVVIEMNPRVSRSSALASKATGFPIAKVAAKLAVGYTLDELQNEITGGATPASFEPSIDYVVTKVPRFTFEKFGDADARLTTQMKSVGEVMAIGRTFQESLQKALRGLEVGSAGLEPVLDLSSDEAMERIRLDLATPGAERIWFVGDAFRAGMSIDEVFKQSSIDRWFLAQIKDIIDTERALSSTPLSSIDANTMFRLKRKGFSDKRLSTLLAVSEKTVRDHRHRLNIRPAYKRVDTCAAEFATATAYMYSSYEEECEAEPSGRDKIMVLGGGPNRIGQGIEFDYCCVHAALAARDDGFETIMVNCNPETVSTDYDTSDRLYFEPVTLEDVLEIVHKEKPKGVIVQFGGQTPLKLANDLAAEGVPIIGTSPEAIDRAEDRELFQQMIHRLGLLQPANAIARSTEEALSVASQVGYPLVVRPSYVLGGRAMEIVYSKSELKTYMSEAVKASEDAPVLLDRFLNNAIEVDIDAVSDGETVVIGAIMQHIEQCGVHSGDSACSLPPYSLPDDVQDEMREQVRKMARELGVVGLMNVQLAYQDGKIYVIEVNPRGSRTVPFVSKCIGVSLAKVAALCQAGKSLADQGFTKEIIPDYFSVKEAVFPFNKFPSVDPILGPEMKSTGEVMGVGDTFAEAFYKAQLGSGSALPASGKAFISVRDFDKPGCVIVAKELADMGFQLVATAGTAKVLEEAGLSVEHVNKVGEGRPHIVDMIKNREIHLVINTTEGKKAIKDSASIRRSAEMNHVYYTTTLAAANALCMAIRFGNEQEVRRLQDLHKRIAN, encoded by the coding sequence ATGCCAAAACGTACAGATTTAAACAGTATTTTAATTATTGGCGCCGGGCCTATTGTGATTGGCCAGGCGTGTGAATTCGATTATTCCGGAGCCCAGGCTTGTAAGGCCCTGCGCGAAGAGGGTTACCGGGTGATTCTGGTGAACTCAAACCCTGCGACAATCATGACCGACCCCGCAATGGCGGATGCGACTTACATCGAGCCGATTACTTGGGAAACTGTCGCAAAAATTATCGAAAAAGAGAGACCCGATGCGGTACTGCCTACCATGGGCGGCCAAACGGCACTGAATTGCGCGTTGGATCTCCATAAAAACGGGGTACTCGAGCAGTTTGGTGTTGAGCTTATCGGCGCCACGCAAGACGCTATCGATAAAGCCGAAGATCGCGATCGCTTCGATAAAGCTATGAAATCCATCGGTCTGGAATGCGCTCGTGCCAAGATTGTTCATTCAATAGATGAAGCCAATGAGGTGCCGAAGGAATTTGGATTCCCGGTAATCATTCGCCCCTCGTTTACCATGGGAGGTTCCGGCGGTGGTATTGCCTACAACTGGGAAGAATTTGAAGAAATTTGCCTAAGGGGTCTCGATCTCTCTCCCACCAACGAATTATTAATTGATGAGTCTTTGCTGGGCTGGAAAGAATACGAAATGGAGGTGGTGCGCGATAAAAACGACAACTGCATCATTATCTGTTCTATTGAGAATTTCGACCCCATGGGGGTGCATACCGGGGATTCCATCACCATCGCACCGGCGCAAACCTTGACCGACAAGGAATACCAAATTATGCGTAACGCCTCCATTGCGGTGTTACGTGAGATTGGTGTGGAAACCGGAGGCTCCAACGTTCAGTTTGCGGTGAATCCTGATAATGGCCGCTTGGTGGTTATTGAGATGAACCCCCGGGTATCGCGTTCTTCTGCGTTAGCTTCCAAAGCAACTGGCTTCCCGATTGCCAAGGTGGCCGCCAAATTGGCGGTAGGCTACACCCTGGATGAACTGCAAAACGAAATTACTGGCGGTGCGACTCCTGCCTCCTTTGAGCCCAGTATCGACTACGTGGTTACTAAAGTGCCCCGTTTTACCTTTGAGAAATTCGGTGATGCCGATGCTCGTTTAACCACCCAGATGAAATCGGTGGGTGAAGTTATGGCGATTGGGCGCACCTTTCAAGAGTCATTGCAAAAAGCGTTGCGTGGTCTGGAAGTGGGGTCAGCTGGCTTGGAGCCTGTTTTGGACCTTTCCAGCGATGAAGCCATGGAACGCATCCGTCTGGATTTGGCGACTCCGGGGGCCGAGCGTATCTGGTTTGTGGGTGATGCATTCCGCGCCGGCATGAGCATTGACGAAGTATTTAAGCAGTCCAGCATTGACCGCTGGTTCCTGGCACAGATTAAAGACATTATCGATACTGAACGCGCGCTGTCGTCTACACCGCTATCAAGCATCGATGCCAATACCATGTTTAGATTGAAGCGCAAGGGCTTTTCCGACAAGCGTCTGTCGACTTTATTGGCGGTATCCGAGAAAACCGTGCGCGACCACCGCCACCGCCTTAACATTCGTCCCGCATACAAGCGCGTGGACACCTGTGCCGCTGAGTTCGCCACTGCAACAGCCTACATGTATTCCAGTTATGAGGAGGAATGTGAGGCCGAGCCTTCGGGTCGCGATAAAATCATGGTGTTGGGGGGCGGCCCCAACCGCATTGGCCAGGGCATCGAGTTTGATTACTGCTGTGTGCATGCGGCCCTGGCGGCGCGCGACGACGGTTTCGAAACCATTATGGTGAATTGCAACCCTGAAACCGTTTCTACCGACTACGATACTTCCGACCGCTTGTATTTCGAGCCTGTAACGCTGGAAGATGTCTTGGAAATCGTGCATAAAGAAAAACCTAAGGGCGTCATTGTGCAGTTTGGTGGCCAGACACCGCTCAAACTTGCCAATGACCTTGCGGCAGAAGGTGTACCCATTATCGGTACCAGCCCGGAAGCCATTGATCGTGCGGAAGATCGCGAGTTGTTCCAACAAATGATCCATCGCCTTGGCCTGCTGCAACCTGCCAATGCCATTGCGCGCTCAACAGAAGAAGCACTAAGCGTGGCGTCACAAGTGGGTTATCCTCTCGTGGTGCGACCTTCTTACGTGCTGGGTGGCCGCGCAATGGAGATTGTATACAGCAAAAGTGAGCTGAAAACCTACATGAGTGAAGCGGTTAAGGCTTCTGAGGACGCACCTGTGTTACTCGATCGCTTTTTGAATAATGCAATCGAAGTGGACATAGACGCGGTATCCGATGGCGAAACCGTGGTTATCGGTGCGATCATGCAGCACATTGAACAATGTGGTGTGCATTCCGGTGATTCCGCCTGCTCGTTGCCGCCTTATTCATTGCCCGATGATGTGCAGGATGAAATGCGCGAACAGGTGCGCAAGATGGCGCGCGAATTGGGGGTTGTTGGCCTGATGAACGTTCAGCTCGCCTACCAGGATGGCAAAATTTATGTGATCGAAGTGAATCCGAGAGGTTCGCGCACAGTGCCGTTTGTGTCTAAATGTATTGGGGTTTCCCTTGCAAAAGTTGCGGCTCTTTGCCAAGCAGGCAAAAGCCTCGCTGATCAGGGGTTTACCAAGGAAATTATTCCCGATTATTTCAGCGTGAAAGAGGCTGTTTTCCCGTTCAACAAGTTCCCATCTGTTGATCCGATTCTTGGCCCGGAAATGAAATCCACTGGTGAAGTGATGGGCGTTGGTGATACCTTTGCCGAGGCATTTTATAAAGCTCAGCTGGGTAGTGGTTCGGCATTACCTGCGTCTGGTAAAGCCTTCATAAGCGTGCGAGACTTCGATAAGCCGGGTTGTGTTATCGTCGCCAAAGAACTTGCCGACATGGGTTTCCAATTGGTGGCAACGGCAGGAACGGCTAAAGTGCTTGAAGAAGCAGGCCTAAGCGTTGAACATGTTAATAAGGTTGGTGAGGGGCGGCCGCATATCGTTGATATGATTAAAAACCGTGAAATACATTTGGTGATCAATACGACCGAAGGCAAAAAAGCCATCAAGGATTCTGCCTCGATTCGTCGTAGTGCAGAGATGAACCACGTCTACTACACTACAACGCTGGCAGCGGCCAACGCCTTGTGCATGGCGATTCGTTTTGGCAATGAGCAGGAAGTACGTCGCTTACAAGACTTGCATAAGCGCATCGCCAATTGA
- a CDS encoding putative hotdog family 3-hydroxylacyl-ACP dehydratase (manually curated) — MNAKQHPDQLPSPTWFLPHAEPMMLLTRILGYGDGWLTAEVRHSQGDPFSTNDGATPAWVALEYMAQTVSAYAGSKRRAQGQNPRIGFLLGTRDFSVSVSEFLPGSVVQIRATAILESDTEVSIFNCEVYDQDGHKVGSAQLKGVQPENPEAFI; from the coding sequence GTGAACGCTAAACAACATCCCGACCAGCTTCCAAGCCCAACGTGGTTTTTACCACACGCCGAGCCTATGATGCTTTTGACACGCATTCTCGGTTATGGCGATGGATGGTTGACAGCAGAAGTCAGGCATAGCCAAGGCGATCCGTTTAGCACTAATGATGGGGCTACGCCTGCCTGGGTCGCCCTGGAGTATATGGCACAAACCGTTTCAGCCTATGCCGGCTCGAAGCGACGCGCTCAGGGACAAAATCCGCGAATTGGGTTTCTGTTAGGCACCCGGGATTTTTCGGTGAGTGTTTCAGAATTCCTACCAGGGAGCGTTGTTCAAATTCGCGCCACCGCCATCTTGGAAAGCGATACTGAAGTTTCTATTTTCAATTGCGAAGTTTACGACCAGGATGGTCACAAGGTTGGTTCGGCGCAGCTCAAGGGCGTGCAACCCGAAAATCCGGAAGCATTTATATAA
- a CDS encoding Hpt domain-containing protein produces the protein MKIDRTTLRYMLESMSESVREIHLLSKGKVDKAVLQRMARIAHKLKGEATIVGLANLGALISQFEDYLGRLQRSPKIERTHLQKIGIFLQRIVEAGTRIRNRTGLDKKQSSTPVATPVKPKPVVNSSSGVAATLRILAQNVSRTDGKLVHLNLDKFDIGELPKTLQVRIQDILIQLVRNAIAHGIEVPEKRREQGKNSQGTVAVIVRKRKDSVIVAVRDNGRGIDLEQIRKRLIFKYGMTVRKAAKLTREQLLNALFLPGFSTLAKQQDHAGRGVGLDLVKAYTKELGGSIEVDYKDGESTQFVLQLPLPQNNVAVLPVSGRNPLKKTSDKIPTLYAKHAG, from the coding sequence ATGAAAATCGATAGAACAACTCTCCGATATATGCTCGAAAGCATGAGTGAAAGTGTGCGTGAAATTCATTTATTGTCAAAAGGCAAGGTCGATAAGGCAGTGCTGCAACGCATGGCGCGTATCGCCCATAAACTCAAGGGTGAAGCAACCATTGTTGGATTGGCCAATCTCGGCGCACTGATTTCCCAATTTGAAGACTACCTGGGGCGCTTACAAAGAAGTCCCAAGATTGAACGAACGCACCTGCAGAAAATAGGCATATTTCTGCAACGTATTGTCGAAGCGGGCACCCGTATTCGTAACCGTACCGGGCTTGATAAAAAACAGTCCAGCACGCCAGTAGCAACGCCGGTGAAACCCAAGCCCGTGGTTAATTCGAGCAGTGGTGTTGCGGCAACTTTACGGATACTAGCACAAAACGTCAGCCGAACTGACGGCAAATTGGTGCATCTCAATCTCGATAAATTCGATATTGGAGAGTTGCCGAAAACACTCCAGGTTAGAATTCAGGACATACTGATACAACTGGTGCGCAATGCAATTGCCCATGGTATTGAAGTGCCAGAAAAAAGGCGTGAACAGGGCAAGAACAGTCAGGGTACTGTTGCGGTGATTGTAAGAAAACGCAAAGATAGCGTAATTGTCGCAGTAAGGGACAATGGTCGCGGCATCGATTTGGAACAAATTCGTAAGCGCCTCATTTTTAAATACGGCATGACGGTTCGAAAGGCGGCTAAACTCACCCGCGAGCAATTACTTAATGCTCTATTCCTGCCTGGTTTTAGCACGCTTGCGAAACAACAGGATCACGCCGGTCGCGGCGTTGGCCTGGATCTCGTGAAGGCGTATACCAAAGAGCTTGGCGGCAGCATCGAGGTGGATTACAAAGACGGCGAGTCAACGCAGTTTGTGTTGCAACTGCCTCTACCACAAAATAACGTAGCAGTGCTTCCAGTGTCTGGTCGTAACCCATTGAAGAAAACCAGTGATAAAATCCCAACCCTTTATGCGAAACACGCAGGCTAG
- a CDS encoding carbamoyl-phosphate synthase small subunit produces MASEQIAELGELAQLTGAGHRPAILVLEDGSVFNGVAIGADGLAVGEVVFNTAMTGYQEILTDPSYARQIVTLTYPHIGNTGTTSEDEEREQIWSAGLVIRNLPLLSSNFRNEEALDTYLKKNNVLGIADIDTRRLTRLLRDKGAQNGCIMAGDIDEAAALQAARDFAGLQGMDLAKEVSCTDSFKWQSGSWALGEGYSELDEKRFKVVAYDFGAKRNILRMLVDRGCDLTVVPAQTPAADVLAMNPDGVFLSNGPGDPEPCDYAISAIKTLLDANIPIFGICLGHQLLALASGAKTVKMKFGHHGANHPVQNLKTGHVLITSQNHGFAADESSLPDCLEATHKSLFDGSLQGIHRTDKPAFSFQGHPEASPGPHDAADLFDHFIELMQQQR; encoded by the coding sequence TTGGCATCAGAGCAAATAGCAGAGTTGGGTGAGTTGGCGCAATTAACGGGGGCGGGCCATCGCCCGGCGATACTGGTGCTGGAGGATGGCAGTGTCTTTAACGGGGTGGCAATTGGTGCTGATGGCTTGGCAGTAGGAGAAGTTGTTTTTAATACCGCTATGACCGGTTATCAGGAAATACTTACTGACCCTTCCTACGCGCGTCAAATTGTGACTCTCACCTACCCCCACATTGGAAACACCGGCACTACAAGCGAAGATGAAGAGCGGGAGCAGATTTGGTCTGCCGGGCTGGTTATTCGCAATCTGCCGCTGTTATCCAGCAATTTTCGCAACGAAGAAGCCCTCGATACCTACCTCAAGAAAAACAACGTTCTCGGCATTGCCGATATCGATACACGACGTTTGACGCGCTTGTTGCGCGACAAGGGTGCTCAGAACGGTTGCATCATGGCGGGTGATATCGACGAAGCTGCGGCGCTGCAAGCTGCACGAGATTTCGCGGGTTTGCAGGGTATGGATTTGGCCAAGGAAGTCTCCTGTACAGACTCCTTTAAATGGCAATCTGGCAGCTGGGCGCTGGGCGAAGGTTACAGTGAACTCGATGAAAAGCGCTTTAAGGTTGTGGCCTACGATTTCGGTGCCAAGCGCAACATCCTGCGAATGCTGGTCGATCGCGGCTGCGATCTCACGGTGGTGCCGGCGCAAACACCCGCAGCGGATGTGCTGGCGATGAATCCGGATGGCGTATTTCTCTCCAATGGCCCGGGAGACCCTGAGCCCTGTGACTATGCCATCTCTGCCATTAAAACCCTGCTCGATGCCAACATACCCATCTTCGGCATTTGCCTGGGGCATCAATTGTTAGCGCTCGCCAGCGGCGCAAAAACCGTCAAAATGAAATTCGGCCACCATGGCGCCAACCATCCAGTTCAAAACCTAAAGACCGGCCATGTATTGATAACCAGCCAGAATCATGGTTTCGCTGCTGATGAATCCAGCCTGCCTGACTGCCTGGAAGCCACCCACAAATCGCTGTTCGACGGTTCCCTTCAGGGCATTCACCGCACCGACAAGCCCGCTTTTAGTTTTCAGGGCCACCCAGAAGCGAGCCCCGGCCCCCACGATGCCGCAGACTTGTTTGATCACTTTATCGAATTGATGCAACAGCAACGCTAG
- a CDS encoding 3-oxoacyl-[acyl-carrier protein] reductase — MTKSILVTGSSRGIGKAIALTLGNAGYQVVVHCRNSANEAQQVIEEIVAKGGSARFLQFDIADREATAKALNSDIEQHGAYYGVVCNAGITRDNAFPALTGDDWDSVIHTNLDAFYNVLQPITMPMLRLKQGGRIVTLASVSGLMGNRGQVNYSAAKAGIMGATKALAVELAKRKVTVNCVAPGVIETEMTSEIMDEALKLVPLRRAGNVQEVADLVEFLVSDKAAYITRQVISINGGMF, encoded by the coding sequence GTGACAAAATCCATTCTGGTTACAGGCTCGAGTCGCGGTATAGGCAAAGCTATTGCGCTCACATTGGGAAACGCGGGTTATCAGGTCGTTGTGCATTGCCGCAACAGTGCCAACGAGGCACAACAGGTGATCGAAGAAATCGTCGCAAAGGGTGGTTCAGCGCGATTTCTGCAATTCGATATCGCAGATCGGGAAGCCACAGCGAAGGCTCTAAACAGCGATATCGAACAGCACGGAGCCTACTATGGCGTTGTCTGCAACGCGGGGATTACGCGCGATAACGCCTTCCCAGCCTTAACCGGCGATGATTGGGATTCCGTAATCCACACCAATCTGGATGCCTTCTACAATGTGTTACAACCTATAACTATGCCAATGCTGCGCCTCAAACAAGGCGGCCGTATAGTGACTTTGGCGTCAGTATCGGGGCTTATGGGTAACCGTGGCCAGGTCAATTACAGTGCCGCAAAAGCTGGCATAATGGGGGCAACCAAGGCTTTGGCAGTTGAATTGGCAAAACGCAAAGTTACCGTGAACTGCGTCGCGCCCGGCGTCATCGAAACAGAGATGACCAGCGAAATCATGGATGAAGCACTAAAATTAGTGCCGTTGCGCCGCGCAGGTAATGTGCAGGAAGTTGCCGACTTAGTAGAATTTTTAGTTTCAGATAAAGCTGCCTACATCACCCGGCAGGTTATTTCGATTAACGGTGGTATGTTTTGA